Proteins from a genomic interval of Diceros bicornis minor isolate mBicDic1 chromosome 34, mDicBic1.mat.cur, whole genome shotgun sequence:
- the LOC131396792 gene encoding zinc finger protein 568-like, translating into MTKSQETVTFKDVTIDFTQEEWQQLKPAQRNLYRDVMLENYNNLLIVGYQLNKPDIIFKLEQEEEPWVVEEGMFRRRSEDWELGEQMETEQQRFVKGVTTIFKKSLTEEKGSEVKKVGKMSPVNSDINFPRICLCKCDSLGKSMKHNLDLLNHGRTCVIKKHHECNKTGKSCPRSCSIALAPFKCAQCGKGFIQELDLIRHLRIHTAEKPYECYECGKAFSRKENLSSHQKIHTGEKPYECNECGKAFIHMSNLIRHYRTHTGEKPYACKACWKAFSQKSNLIEHEKIHTGEKPYECNECGKTFSQKRNLIEHEKIHTGEKPYDCNECGKAFSRIFSLTLHIRSHTGEKPYKCNICGKAFSQCSVFIIHMRSHTGEKPYECNECGKAFSQRSSLTVHMRNHTGEKPYECNDCGKSFSQKENLITHKKIHTGEKPFECNECGKAFIQMSNLIRHQRIHTGEKPYTCKQCGKACSHKSNLTEHEKIHTREKPYECTKCEKAFRHKQNLVEHQKIHTGEKPYECNKCMKAFSRISSLTLHLRCHTGEKPHEYNECGKAFSQDSLLIIHEKS; encoded by the exons atgaccAAATCCCAA GAAACAGTAACATTCAAGGATGTGACTATTGACTTTACTCAGGAGGAATGGCAACAACTGAAACCTGCTCAGAGGAATCTGTACagggatgtgatgctggagaactatAACAACCTATTAATAGTAG GCTATCAACTCAACAAACCAGATATCATTTTCAAGTTGGAGCAGGAAGAAGAGCCATGGGTTGTAGAGGAAGGAATGTTCAGAAGACGTTCAG aaGACTGGGAACTTGGTGAGCAAATGGAAACAGAACAGCAAAGATTTGTGAAAGGAGTTACAACCATATTTAAGAAAAGCTTGACTGAGGAGAAAGGCAGTGAAGttaaaaaagttggaaaaatgtCTCCTGTGAACTCAGACATTAATTTTCCAAGGATATGCCTCTGTAAATGTGATTCTTTAGGAAAGAGTATGAAACATAATTTAGACTTACTTAATCATGGGAGAACCTGTGTAATAAAGAAACATCATGAAtgtaataaaactggaaaatctTGCCCTAGGTCATGCTCTATTGCATTAGCCCCTTTTAAGTGTGCTCAGTGTGGAAAAGGCTTCATTCAGGAGTTGGATCTCATCAGACATTTGAGAATTCATACTgcagagaaaccttatgaatgttacgaatgtgggaaagcctttagcaGGAAGGAAAACCTCAGTTCACATCAGAAaattcatacaggagagaaaccctatgaatgtaatgaatgtggaaaagcTTTCATTCACATGTCAAACCTCATTAGACACTATAGAACTCAtacaggagaaaaaccctatgCATGTAAGGCATGTTGGAAAGCTTTCAGCCAGAAATCAAATCTCATTGAACATGAgaaaattcatactggagagaaaccctatgaatgtaatgaatgtggaaaaACATTCAGCCAGAAGCGAAACCTTATTGAGCATGAGaaaattcacactggagagaaaccatatgactgtaatgaatgtgggaaagccttctctCGAATCTTCTCTCTTACTCTACACATAAGAAGtcacacaggggagaaaccctataaatgtaatatatgtgGAAAAGCCTTCTCTCAATGCTCAGTATTTATTATACATATGAGAAGTCATACAggtgagaaaccttatgaatgtaatgaatgtgggaaagctttcTCCCAAAGATCATCTCTCACTGTACATATGAGAAATCATACAGGTgaaaaaccttatgaatgtaatgATTGTGGAAAATCCTTCAGTCAAAAGGAAAACCTCATTACACATAAgaaaattcatactggagagaaaccttttgaatgtaatgaatgtggaaaagcTTTTATTCAGATGTCAAACCTTATCAGAcaccagagaattcatactggagagaaaccttatacaTGTAAGCAGTGTGGGAAGGCATGTAGTCACAAATCGAATCTCACTGAGCATGAAAAAATTCATACTAGAgaaaaaccttatgaatgtaCTAAGTGTGAAAAAGCCTTCAGACATAAGCAAAATCTCGTTGAGCACCAGaaaattcacactggagagaaaccttatgaatgtaataAATGTATGAAAGCCTTCTCTCGTATCTCGTCTCTTACGCTTCATCTGAGATGtcatacaggggagaaaccccaTGAAtataatgaatgtgggaaagcatTCTCTCAAGATTCATTACTTATTATACATGAGAAGTCATAG